The Betta splendens chromosome 7, fBetSpl5.4, whole genome shotgun sequence genome includes a window with the following:
- the nt5dc2 gene encoding 5'-nucleotidase domain-containing protein 2 yields the protein MSLKTAGTVLTRTLWTRGNRTPPAPRSSKMSGLSSTCGGSGSEPRQPPGRGEAQEQSWGANAAPTAREPPHRCASREQKPPKEHAGAAGVRRRSYTSTAAPADLRSYFWTRYNDTKRLVHDLIPPGACNLLNSSTIYANNEVDLSEVDIYGFDYDYTLALYSNSLNTLIYNTARSFLIEHFKYPEGIRKYDYNPNFAVRGLHYDIQKGLLMKIDAFHYIQPGTVYRGLSPVPDEQVLELFGGTFHIPLQQDSGFYGKGPKVKQFMDIFSIPEMTLLAVANDFFLTNDIEYDPVHLFKDVSEAIGMVHLKGYMYKWIMQDLDKFILRGEETEAVLRRLVSHGKKLFLITNSPFSFVDKGMTHMVGKDWRDFFDVVIVQADKPHFFTDCIKPFRRLDGNGDLRWEKIKSLDKGQIYKQGNLFDFLRLTGWRGSRVLYFGDHLYSDLADLMLRHGWRTAALVPELEQETRVVSTSRYSLNLTWLQALTGLMERLQTYRDPESKQILEEWQKEREELRVMTKNMFNPQFGSIFRTCHNPTYFSRRLCRFSDVYMASLSCLLNYDLSYIFYPRRTPLQHEAPLWMDQLCTGCMKTPFLEEMSHIR from the exons atgtctttaaaaacTGCGGGAACAGTTCTGACACGTACGCTGTGGACCAGGGGGAACCGGACCCCGCCGGCGCCCAGGTCGAGCAAAATGAGCGGACTCTCCAGCACATGCGGCGGCTCTGGAAGTGAGCCGCGGCAGCCGCCGGGCCGCGGAGAAGCGCAGGAGCAAAGTTGGGGCGCGAACGCGGCGCCGACTGCCCGCGAGCCCCCGCACAGATGCGCGAGCAGGGAGCAGAAGCCGCCCAAGGAGCACGCGGGGGCTGCGGGCGTGAGGAGACGCTCGTACACCTCCaccgcagctcccgccgacctGCGGTCCTACTTCTGGACTCGCTACAACGACACCAAACGGCTGGTTCACG ACCTGATCCCTCCAGGCGCGTGTAACCTCCTCAACTCGTCCACCATCTACGCCAACAACGAGGTCGACCTCTCTGAGGTGGACATCTACGGTTTTGACTATGACTACACGCTGGCGCTTTACTCAAACTCCCTCAACACCCTGATCTACAACACGGCAAGAAGCTTCCTCATTGAACACTTCAAG tatcctgagGGCATCCGAAAGTACGATTACAATCCCAACTTTGCTGTCAGGGGTCTTCACTACGACATTCAAAAA ggtCTTCTCATGAAGATAGATGCCTTCCACTACATCCAGCCAGGAACAGTGTATCG GGGTCTCAGTCCAGTCCCGGATGAGCAGGTCCTCGAGCTCTTTGGAGGGACTTTCCATATCCCACTGCAACAGGACAGCGGCTTCTATGGAAAG GGGCCAAAGGTGAAGCAGTTCATGGACATCTTCTCCATTCCAGAAATGACCCTTTTGGCTGTGGCAAATGACTTTTTCCTCACCAACGACATCGAATATGATCCGGTTCACCTCTTTAAGGACGTCTCG GAAGCAATCGGCATGGTTCATCTGAAAGGCTACATGTACAAATGGATCATGCAAGACCTGG ACAAGTTCATTCTGAGGGGGGAAGAGACGGAGGCCGTGTTGCGCAGATTGGTCAGTCATGGGAAGAAGCTTTTCCTCATAACAAACAGTCCCTTCAGCTTTGT GGATAAAGGAATGACACACATGGTGGGGAAAGACTGGAGAGACTTTTTTGACGTCGTCATTGTGCAGGCAGACAAACCTCACTTCTTTACTGACTGCATCAA GCCCTTCAGGCGCTTGGATGGTAACGGAGACCTACGGTGGGAGAAGATCAAGAGTTTGGACAAAGGCCAAATCTACAAACAG GGGAACCTTTTTGACTTCCTCAGACTGACCGGCTGGCGAGGCTCAAGAGTTCTTTACTTTGGGGATCATCTTTATAGTGACCTGGCT GACCTGATGTTGCGACACGGCTGGCGAACAGCAGCTTTAGTGcctgagctggagcaggagaccAGAGTGGTGAGCACGAGCCGGTATTCGTTGAACCTCACCTGGCTACAGGCTCTAACCGGTCTGATGGAACGCCTACAG ACGTACCGTGACCCAGAATCTAAGCAGATACTTGAGGAATGGCAGAAGGAAAGAGAAGAGCTGAG GGTCATGACAAAGAACATGTTCAACCCTCAGTTCGGCAGCATCTTCAGGACGTGTCACAACCCCACCTACTTCTCCAGGCGCCTGTGTCGCTTCTCTGACGTGTACATGGCCTCGCTGAGCTGCCTGTTGAACTATGACCTCTCGTACATTTTTTACCCCCGCCGCACCCCTCTGCAGCACGAGGCTCCTCTGTGGATGGATCAGCTTTGCACGGGCTGCATGAAGACGCCGTTTCTAGAGGAGATGTCTCACATACGATGA